The proteins below come from a single Prochlorococcus marinus str. MIT 9215 genomic window:
- a CDS encoding FluC/FEX family fluoride channel encodes MDFSSICIILIGTTFGLILRILIKNNFKKSIGFDIQNTSIVNFLSAFFLGILVALNFINNEILVLFYSGFLGCFSTFSTFIYQLFILFKKREFLRLFFHYIEVIIFSFIFFYLGYFLIYFF; translated from the coding sequence TTGGATTTTAGTTCAATATGTATAATTTTAATTGGCACTACTTTTGGCTTAATACTTAGAATATTAATAAAAAATAATTTTAAAAAAAGTATAGGTTTTGATATTCAAAATACTTCAATTGTAAATTTTTTGTCAGCTTTTTTTTTAGGGATTTTAGTAGCATTAAATTTTATTAATAACGAAATATTAGTTTTATTTTATAGCGGTTTTTTAGGATGTTTTAGTACATTTTCTACCTTTATATATCAACTATTTATATTATTCAAAAAGAGAGAATTCTTAAGACTATTTTTTCACTATATCGAAGTGATAATTTTTTCTTTCATTTTCTTTTATTTAGGCTATTTTCTTATTTATTTTTTTTAA
- the mgtE gene encoding magnesium transporter gives MKENNLETVTSLSSDLSTRENITIQLEELLIAGNYDEAKLILEPSQPVDIADAIGSLPLILQALAFRLLKKNEAIEVYEYLDPVVQQTLLERLRSGEVLEIVEKMSPDDRVQLFDELPAKVVRKFLSALSPGERKVTAELLGYEPETAGRLMTTEFIDLKEMQTAAEALSLVRKRAPFTETIYSLYVTDKERHLTGILSLRDLVTADPSKPIGDVMTRDVVNISTNTNQEEVARAIQRYDFLALPVVDKEKRLVGIVTVDDLIDVIEQEATRDIYAAGAVQPGDEDDYFQSSLFTIARRRILWLLILVLANGLTTKVIAMNDQILKEIVLLAAFIPLLIGTGGNVGAQSSTVVIRGLSTQKLRSLGAIKAVVKEAITGALLGVFMMLVVFPFAWWQGEGPLIASAVGISLISITTLAATAGAILPLLFDRMKLDPALMSSPFIATVTDIAGVFIYLSTAKWLLSSSLA, from the coding sequence ATGAAAGAAAATAATCTTGAAACAGTTACATCCTTATCCTCAGATTTAAGTACAAGAGAAAATATTACTATTCAACTTGAGGAATTGCTCATTGCGGGAAATTATGATGAGGCAAAGTTGATTTTAGAGCCTTCTCAACCTGTTGATATTGCAGATGCTATTGGAAGCCTTCCACTAATATTACAGGCATTAGCATTTCGATTATTAAAGAAAAATGAAGCAATTGAGGTTTATGAATATTTAGATCCAGTAGTTCAGCAAACTTTATTAGAAAGACTTCGTTCAGGAGAAGTCTTAGAAATCGTTGAAAAAATGTCTCCTGATGATAGGGTGCAACTCTTTGATGAGTTACCTGCAAAAGTTGTACGAAAATTTTTGTCGGCCCTTAGTCCTGGTGAAAGGAAAGTAACAGCTGAATTACTTGGATATGAGCCTGAAACTGCTGGAAGATTAATGACAACTGAATTTATAGATCTCAAAGAGATGCAAACAGCAGCTGAGGCTCTATCTTTAGTAAGAAAAAGAGCTCCATTTACTGAAACTATCTATAGCTTATATGTCACAGATAAAGAAAGACACTTAACTGGTATTCTCTCTTTAAGAGATCTTGTAACTGCTGATCCTTCTAAGCCAATTGGAGACGTTATGACAAGAGATGTAGTTAATATATCTACTAATACCAATCAAGAAGAGGTTGCTAGAGCAATACAAAGATATGATTTTTTAGCTCTTCCAGTCGTTGATAAAGAAAAAAGACTTGTTGGGATAGTAACTGTCGATGATTTAATTGATGTTATAGAACAAGAAGCAACAAGAGACATATACGCGGCGGGGGCAGTACAACCTGGAGATGAAGATGATTATTTTCAAAGTAGTTTGTTTACGATTGCTCGAAGAAGAATTTTATGGTTATTAATTTTGGTTTTAGCCAATGGTTTAACGACAAAGGTTATTGCTATGAATGATCAAATATTAAAAGAAATAGTTTTATTAGCTGCATTTATTCCATTACTTATAGGTACTGGAGGAAATGTGGGAGCTCAAAGTTCAACGGTTGTCATTAGAGGTTTAAGTACTCAAAAATTGAGGTCTCTTGGCGCAATTAAGGCAGTTGTTAAGGAGGCGATAACAGGCGCTCTTTTAGGTGTTTTCATGATGCTTGTAGTATTTCCCTTCGCCTGGTGGCAAGGAGAAGGACCTCTCATCGCTTCCGCGGTTGGAATAAGTTTAATTTCGATAACAACTTTAGCTGCTACAGCAGGAGCTATCCTTCCCTTGTTATTTGACAGAATGAAATTAGATCCAGCCTTAATGTCCTCTCCTTTCATTGCAACAGTCACTGATATTGCTGGTGTATTTATTTATCTCAGTACGGCAAAATGGTTATTAAGCTCTTCATTAGCCTAA
- a CDS encoding GntR family transcriptional regulator has protein sequence MRFQIQQVSDIPASTQLYNQICFAIAARHYPPGHRLPSTRQLAMQTGLHRNTISKVYRQLEIDGVVEAIAGSGIYVRDNLNKKEFKKSAYSRDNISKIPDQEAKKAIDNLINLGCTLHETRDILTNEIDWRIKCGSRIIVSTPREDIGASMLIAEDLSATVNVPVEVVPMEELEKVLSNSNNGTIVTSRYFLQPLEKVAKQHGVRAIAVDLSDFQRELKILKELHAGSSVGIVSISPGLLRAAEVIIHSIRGSELMLMTAISDNKSRLLSLLKTSNHIVCDGPSLSVVENTLLKNRSQLMRLPQIICAKNYLSIETINQLKKEIGIIN, from the coding sequence GTGAGATTCCAGATTCAACAAGTAAGTGATATCCCCGCCTCTACTCAACTATATAATCAAATTTGTTTTGCAATCGCAGCAAGACATTATCCTCCAGGACACAGACTTCCTAGTACAAGGCAACTTGCAATGCAGACTGGACTCCATAGGAATACTATCAGTAAAGTATATAGACAACTGGAAATAGATGGGGTTGTTGAAGCAATAGCAGGATCAGGTATCTATGTAAGAGATAATCTGAATAAAAAAGAATTTAAAAAATCAGCTTACTCAAGAGATAATATCAGTAAAATTCCAGATCAAGAAGCAAAGAAGGCAATTGACAATTTGATAAATCTTGGATGCACTTTACACGAAACGAGAGATATATTGACCAATGAAATTGATTGGCGTATAAAGTGCGGATCAAGAATCATAGTTAGTACTCCTAGAGAAGATATTGGCGCATCTATGTTAATAGCAGAGGACCTTTCTGCCACGGTTAATGTACCTGTAGAAGTTGTTCCTATGGAAGAATTGGAAAAAGTTTTGAGTAACTCCAATAATGGAACGATTGTCACAAGCAGATATTTTTTACAACCTCTAGAAAAAGTTGCTAAGCAACATGGAGTACGCGCTATTGCTGTTGACTTAAGCGACTTTCAAAGGGAATTAAAAATTCTCAAAGAATTACATGCTGGAAGTAGTGTAGGTATTGTTAGCATAAGTCCTGGCTTATTGAGAGCAGCAGAAGTTATTATACACAGCATACGAGGAAGTGAATTAATGCTTATGACAGCAATCTCAGATAATAAAAGTAGATTACTATCACTTTTAAAGACTTCGAACCATATAGTGTGTGATGGACCCAGTTTGTCAGTTGTAGAAAACACATTATTAAAAAATCGTTCTCAGTTGATGAGATTACCTCAAATCATATGTGCTAAAAATTATTTAAGTATCGAAACAATAAATCAATTAAAAAAAGAAATAGGAATTATTAA
- a CDS encoding CrcB family protein, translated as MKINNFFYILLAAYLATFLRLFINNNFIISVIGSFLVGFFISKRFSYSIQEILLTGFFSCFTSFSGFIYFLYKILNQGAWIKFIIFFNLIIILNLFAMFVGFWISRKIT; from the coding sequence GTGAAAATAAATAATTTCTTTTATATTCTTTTAGCTGCATATCTAGCTACTTTTCTAAGATTATTTATAAATAATAACTTTATTATTTCAGTAATTGGATCATTTTTAGTTGGTTTTTTTATAAGTAAAAGATTTAGTTATTCAATTCAAGAAATTTTACTGACGGGTTTCTTTTCTTGCTTTACATCCTTTAGCGGATTTATATATTTTTTGTACAAAATCTTAAATCAAGGGGCGTGGATAAAATTTATAATTTTTTTTAATTTAATAATCATCTTAAATTTATTTGCAATGTTTGTAGGGTTCTGGATAAGTAGAAAAATTACTTAG
- the miaA gene encoding tRNA (adenosine(37)-N6)-dimethylallyltransferase MiaA has product MSSYPTPVIILIGPTASGKTELAIKIAEYFKTSIHNIDSRQIYKFMDIGTAKPSKDQQKKIKHFLIDIEEPINQINVQQFQKIAQKSIKREINQDNLPFLVGGSGLYMNSITKGFFIPDIPPQNNLRIQLEELGQKKCWELLNNCDPLSTKNISFADRIRTIRALEVFYVTGKPLSTLKVQNPPNWKVLELGLDRDNLKERILQRTKNIFLSGIIEETNHLISKYGFDLPILETIGYREAKDVLKNHSTIDKAIELTTTKTIQFAKRQKTWFRNKNNPIWLNNKNLLKDAIIKIESFLS; this is encoded by the coding sequence ATGTCTTCATATCCAACTCCTGTAATAATTTTAATTGGGCCAACTGCAAGTGGCAAAACAGAATTAGCTATTAAAATTGCAGAATATTTTAAAACTAGTATTCACAATATCGATTCGAGACAAATATATAAATTTATGGATATTGGAACCGCCAAGCCATCTAAAGACCAACAAAAAAAAATAAAGCATTTTTTAATAGATATAGAGGAGCCAATCAATCAAATTAATGTGCAACAATTTCAAAAAATTGCTCAAAAATCAATAAAAAGAGAAATAAATCAAGACAATCTACCTTTTCTTGTTGGGGGGAGTGGTTTGTATATGAACTCAATAACAAAAGGTTTTTTTATACCAGATATTCCTCCTCAAAATAATTTGAGAATACAATTAGAAGAACTTGGCCAAAAAAAATGTTGGGAACTCTTAAATAATTGTGATCCATTATCAACAAAAAACATCAGTTTTGCTGATCGCATTAGAACAATAAGAGCTTTAGAAGTTTTCTATGTAACGGGTAAACCTTTGTCAACTCTAAAAGTTCAAAATCCGCCTAATTGGAAAGTACTAGAGCTTGGATTAGATAGAGATAACTTAAAAGAAAGAATTTTACAAAGAACAAAAAATATTTTTCTTTCGGGAATTATTGAAGAAACAAACCACCTTATCTCTAAATACGGATTTGATTTGCCAATATTAGAAACCATTGGTTATCGAGAAGCTAAGGATGTTTTAAAGAACCATTCAACAATCGACAAGGCGATTGAATTAACTACGACAAAAACGATCCAATTTGCCAAAAGACAAAAAACTTGGTTTCGCAATAAAAATAATCCTATTTGGCTGAATAACAAAAACCTACTAAAAGATGCAATAATTAAGATAGAGTCTTTTTTAAGCTAA
- the infC gene encoding translation initiation factor IF-3: protein MPPRPRFDRRAPVRELPNINERIKYPQLRVVDSDGKQLGVIDRLKALEIANQRELDLVLVSEKANPPVCRIMDYGKYKFEQEKKAKEARKKSHQTEVKEVKMRYKIDKHDYDVRIGQATKFLKSGDKVKCTVIFRGREIQHSNLAETLLLKMASDLEEQSEVQQKPKREGRNMIMFLSPRKSPLIKKDNE, encoded by the coding sequence ATGCCCCCACGCCCACGCTTTGACCGACGAGCTCCCGTTAGAGAGCTACCCAATATAAATGAAAGAATAAAATACCCTCAATTGAGAGTCGTTGATTCAGATGGAAAACAATTAGGAGTCATAGATAGATTAAAAGCATTAGAAATAGCAAATCAAAGAGAACTTGATTTGGTTTTGGTGAGCGAAAAAGCCAATCCTCCTGTTTGCAGGATAATGGATTATGGAAAATATAAATTTGAACAAGAAAAGAAAGCTAAAGAAGCAAGGAAAAAATCTCATCAAACAGAAGTTAAAGAAGTAAAAATGAGGTACAAAATTGATAAGCATGATTATGATGTCCGCATAGGTCAAGCTACTAAATTTTTAAAATCGGGAGACAAAGTAAAATGTACTGTAATTTTTAGAGGTAGAGAAATTCAACATTCAAATTTAGCTGAAACACTTCTTTTAAAAATGGCTAGTGATTTAGAAGAGCAATCAGAAGTCCAACAAAAACCAAAAAGAGAAGGTAGAAACATGATTATGTTTTTGAGCCCTCGAAAAAGCCCTCTCATTAAAAAAGATAATGAGTGA
- the gyrB gene encoding DNA topoisomerase (ATP-hydrolyzing) subunit B, with protein MSEDKRSNKISNDYGAEQIQVLEGLEPVRKRPGMYIGSTGPRGLHHLVYEVVDNSVDEALAGHCDHIEIVLRADGSALISDNGRGIPTDIHPRTGKSALETVLTVLHAGGKFGSGGYKVSGGLHGVGISVVNALSEWVNVTVYRDGSEFNQRFEKGLSKGELQTKKQIGKSSKKGTTICFKPDKTIFSGGIEFEYALLSSRLRELAYLNGGVKIVFRDERNQLSDGSFKEEIYLYQGGIKEYVEYMNAEKDSIHPEIIYVDSQRENVYVEAALQWCSDVYSDNILGFANNIRTIDGGTHIEGLKTVLTRTFNNLAKKRGKRKDIEKNLAGENIREGLTVVLSVKVPDPEFEGQTKTKLGNTEVRGIVDSLIGEALTKYMEFNPGILDLILEKAIQSFNAAEAARRARELVRRKSVLESSTLPGKLADCSSRDPSESEIYIVEGDSAGGSAKQGRDRNFQAILPLRGKILNIEKTDDTKIYKNTEIQSLITALGLGIKGEEFDVSSLRYHRVVIMTDADVDGAHIRTLLLTFFYRYQRELVEKGFIYIACPPLYKVERGKNHNYCYNENQLKNTIEGFGENANYNIQRFKGLGEMMPKQLWDTTMNPQTRMMKRVEIEDALEADRIFNILMGDKVAPRREFIETHSSNLDMASLDI; from the coding sequence ATGAGTGAGGACAAAAGATCTAATAAAATCTCAAACGATTATGGCGCGGAACAGATTCAGGTTTTAGAAGGATTAGAACCAGTTCGCAAACGACCCGGCATGTATATAGGTTCTACAGGACCAAGGGGATTACACCATTTAGTATATGAGGTAGTTGATAACTCCGTTGATGAAGCACTTGCAGGACATTGTGATCATATAGAAATAGTTCTTCGAGCAGATGGCTCTGCTTTAATTTCTGATAATGGACGAGGTATTCCAACAGATATTCATCCAAGAACAGGGAAAAGTGCCTTAGAAACTGTACTAACTGTTCTTCATGCAGGAGGTAAATTTGGAAGTGGTGGTTATAAAGTTTCAGGGGGTTTGCACGGAGTAGGAATTTCTGTAGTTAATGCTCTAAGCGAATGGGTTAACGTGACTGTTTATAGGGACGGTAGCGAATTTAATCAAAGATTTGAAAAAGGTTTATCAAAGGGTGAATTGCAAACTAAAAAGCAGATTGGCAAATCATCTAAGAAAGGAACTACTATTTGCTTTAAACCGGATAAAACGATTTTTTCTGGAGGAATTGAATTTGAATATGCTCTTCTTTCATCAAGGTTAAGAGAACTAGCTTATCTTAATGGTGGAGTGAAAATTGTTTTTAGAGATGAAAGAAATCAATTATCAGATGGTTCTTTTAAAGAAGAAATTTACTTGTATCAAGGAGGTATTAAAGAATATGTTGAATATATGAATGCTGAAAAAGATTCTATTCATCCAGAAATAATTTATGTTGATTCTCAGAGAGAAAATGTCTATGTAGAAGCAGCTTTGCAATGGTGTTCAGATGTATATTCAGATAATATTTTGGGATTTGCAAATAATATTAGAACTATTGATGGAGGAACTCATATAGAGGGGTTAAAAACAGTTCTGACAAGAACTTTCAATAACCTTGCAAAAAAGAGAGGCAAACGAAAAGATATTGAAAAAAATTTAGCGGGCGAAAATATTAGAGAGGGTTTGACTGTCGTTTTATCGGTAAAAGTCCCAGACCCTGAATTTGAAGGACAAACAAAAACAAAATTAGGAAATACTGAAGTAAGGGGAATAGTAGATTCTCTAATTGGGGAAGCCCTCACAAAATATATGGAATTCAATCCTGGAATTTTGGATTTGATTCTTGAAAAAGCAATTCAATCATTTAATGCAGCAGAAGCTGCGAGGAGGGCTAGAGAATTAGTAAGAAGAAAAAGTGTTCTAGAAAGTTCTACCTTACCGGGTAAATTAGCAGATTGTAGTTCTAGAGATCCTTCAGAATCAGAAATTTACATAGTTGAGGGAGATTCAGCTGGAGGTTCCGCAAAACAAGGAAGAGATAGAAATTTTCAGGCTATTTTGCCTCTCAGGGGTAAGATTCTTAATATTGAAAAAACTGATGATACTAAAATATATAAAAATACAGAAATACAGTCATTAATTACTGCTCTAGGATTAGGAATAAAAGGAGAGGAGTTTGACGTCAGCTCTTTGAGATATCATAGAGTTGTAATAATGACGGATGCTGATGTTGACGGTGCTCACATAAGAACTTTATTATTGACATTTTTTTATAGATACCAAAGAGAACTTGTTGAGAAAGGTTTTATATATATTGCTTGTCCCCCTTTATATAAGGTTGAAAGAGGTAAGAACCATAATTACTGTTATAACGAGAATCAATTAAAGAATACAATTGAAGGTTTTGGAGAAAATGCAAATTACAATATCCAAAGGTTTAAGGGATTAGGTGAAATGATGCCAAAACAATTATGGGATACAACTATGAATCCGCAAACGAGGATGATGAAAAGGGTTGAAATTGAAGATGCTCTTGAGGCTGACAGAATATTTAATATATTAATGGGAGATAAAGTTGCACCAAGAAGAGAATTTATTGAAACTCATAGTAGCAACTTAGATATGGCAAGCCTAGATATATGA